A genomic window from Triticum urartu cultivar G1812 chromosome 7, Tu2.1, whole genome shotgun sequence includes:
- the LOC125520195 gene encoding probable LRR receptor-like serine/threonine-protein kinase At1g14390, whose amino-acid sequence MASSSSHRRAGAPLLLLLFCCISTVVTAQSQSQPQTTLQSSQAKALYRVCRLLGFPPALAALVKSPDPCALRPTPSLAVACSAGQVTALSVRGDRRPDPAWRTALPSNFSADALFTTLTRLPALSNLSLVALGLWGPLPGAKLLRLGALQALDLSANYLYGGVPEQVARMYSLQSLVLSGNWLNGTVPSLSGLAFLHELDLGRNRLDGAFPEVGKAVASLVLADNNFTGKIPAEVASLGQLRFLDVSRNRLEGWIPSAIFALPALRHINLSHNKLSGQLPASTACADALEFVDVSANRLIGARPACMRSNSSARTVLDAGNCFRDAKLQRPSTYCSPGALAALLPPPQGSGAEQGGGKGGGVGMVLGIVGGVVAGALLIAVVMVVVLRRVRKQHPGVMASPKSPLITPAKKGGGAAKVAQKIATPADKRHASQAAMVNTLEVPAYRVYTAEELQEATDNFASSNLIKKSPLAQHYNGQLQDGTRVLVKCLRLKPKYSAQSLSHYMEIISKFRHRHLVSIIGHCIVNDQENPTVASSVYLVSECVTNGSLRSHLTEWRKREMLKWPQRVTAAIGIARGIQFLHNVTAPEIVQNDLNIETILLDKTLTSKISDFSLPMISTSKNGKLFSENPFAVDGENDHGSAQPAEHGDRDDIYQFGQILLEVITGKPTASQSELESLRAQLSEALAEDPDMLKDMADPTIRGTFAVDSLSKVTEVALNCTARDPSERPSVDDVLWNLQYSMQVQDGWASSESLSLSVKSQAQ is encoded by the exons ATGGCGTCCTCCTCGTCCCATCGCAGGGCCGGCGCTCCGCTCCTCCTGCTGCTCTTCTGCTGCATTTCCACGGTGGTCACCGCGCAGTCCCAGTCGCAGCCGCAGACGACGCTGCAGTCCTCGCAGGCCAAGGCGCTCTACCGCGTGTGCCGCCTCCTGGGCTTCCCGCCGGCGCTGGCCGCGCTCGTCAAGTCCCCCGACCCCTGCGCGCTGCGGCCCACGCCGTCGCTCGCCGTGGCCTGCTCGGCCGGCCAGGTCACGGCGCTCTCCGTGCGCGGCGACCGCCGGCCCGACCCGGCGTGGCGCACCGCGCTGCCGTCCAACTTCTCCGCCGACGCGCTCTTCACCACGCTCACCCGCCTCCCGGCGCTCTCCAACCTCTCGCTCGTCGCGCTCGGCCTCTGGGGCCCGCTCCCGGGCGCCAAGCTGCTCCGCCTCGGCGCGCTGCAGGCGCTCGACCTCAGCGCCAACTACCTATACGGCGGCGTGCCCGAGCAGGTGGCGCGCATGTACTCGCTGCAGAGCCTCGTGCTGTCCGGGAACTGGCTCAACGGCACCGTGCCGTCCCTCTCCGGGCTCGCCTTCCTCCACGAGCTCGACCTGGGCCGGAACAGGCTCGACGGCGCGTTCCCGGAGGTGGGGAAGGCGGTAGCGAGCCTCGTCCTCGCCGACAACAACTTCACCGGGAAGATCCCGGCGGAGGTGGCCTCTCTCGGCCAGCTCCGGTTCCTGGACGTGTCACGGAACCGGCTGGAGGGGTGGATCCCCTCCGCCATCTTCGCGCTCCCCGCGCTGCGGCACATCAACCTGTCGCACAACAAGCTCTCCGGGCAGCTTCCGGCGAGCACGGCGTGCGCGGACGCGCTGGAGTTCGTCGACGTCTCCGCCAACCGGCTCATCGGCGCGCGCCCGGCGTGCATGCGGTCCAACTCGTCGGCGCGCACGGTGCTCGACGCGGGCAATTGCTTCCGCGACGCGAAGCTGCAGCGGCCGAGCACCTACTGCAGCCCGGGGGCGCTCGCCGccctgctgccgccgccgcaggGGAGCGGCGCCGAGCAGGGTGGGGGCAAAGGCGGCGGGGTGGGGATGGTTCTTGGCATTGTGGGCGGCGTCGTGGCAGGCGCGTTGCTTATCGcggtggtgatggtggtggtgctGAGGAGGGTGAGGAAGCAGCACCCCGGGGTGATGGCCTCGCCCAAGTCGCCGTTGATAACGCCGGCGAAGAAGGGGGGCGGTGCAGCGAAGGTGGCCCAGAAGATTGCCACCCCTGCCGATAAGA GGCACGCATCGCAAGCCGCGATGGTGAATACGCTGGAAGTACCGGCGTATCGCGTATATACCGCGGAGGAGCTCCAAGAAGCCACGGACAACTTTGCatcctccaacttgatcaagaAGAGCCCCCTTGCACAG CATTACAACGGCCAGCTTCAAGATGGCACAAGAGTTTTGGTGAAATGTCTCAGACTAAAGCCAAAGTATTCTGCTCAGAGCCTGTCCCATTACATGGAGATAATTTCTAAGTTCCGCCACCGCCACTTGGTTAGCATCATTGGCCATTGCATTGTCAATGACCAGGAAAATCCTACTGTTGCTAGCTCGGTATACCTCGTTTCTGAATGCGTAACAAATGGATCTCTAAGAAGCCACCTTACCG AGTGGAGGAAGCGCGAAATGCTGAAATGGCCGCAGCGGGTTACTGCTGCCATTGGTATCGCGAGAGGGATCCAGTTCTTGCACAATGTGACTGCCCCAGAAATTGTACAGAATGATCTCAACATTGAAACTATTCTGCTGGACAAGACCCTCACGTCGAAAATTAGTGACTTCAGTCTCCCCATGATATCAACCAGCAAGAATGGCAAG CTATTCTCTGAAAACCCTTTCGCTGTCGACGGGGAAAACGACCATGGCAG CGCTCAACCTGCAGAACATGGGGACAGGGATGACATATACCAGTTCGGCCAAATCCTTCTCGAGGTGATCACAGGCAAACCAACGGCGTCGCAAAGCGAGCTGGAATCCCTCAGAGCTCAG CTGAGCGAGGCCCTGGCCGAAGACCCGGACATGCTGAAAGACATGGCCGACCCGACGATCCGCGGCACGTTCGCGGTGGACTCCCTGAGCAAGGTGACTGAGGTGGCCCTCAACTGCACGGCCCGTGACCCGAGCGAGCGGCCTTCCGTCGACGACGTGCTCTGGAACCTGCAGTACTCCATGCAGGTGCAGGACGGGTGGGCGAGCAGCGAGAGCTTGAGCTTGAGCGTCAAATCACAGGCGCAGTGA